DNA from Parageobacillus thermoglucosidasius:
ATTATTCCTGGGAACCCCGCTTTGGCGATTTTAGGGACGGAGGCCACCCCGGCACAATTGGAAGCACTTAATAAAAAACTCGGAGCTGACAAACCTCTTATCGAACAATTCGGATCATGGATGATTAATGTTTTGCATTTCGATTTTGGCGAATCATTGCGGTTTTCCGAACCTGTTTTAAGTTTAATCATAAGCCGCTCCTCCGTTACCTTCTCTTTGGCCATCATTGCTTTAATCATCACTGTTGTTACAGCGATACCTTTAGGAATGTTGGCGGCAAAGAGCAAAGGGAAAACGATGGATTTTCTGATCTCCATCAGTACACAAATTGGTCTTTCGGTTCCCTCCTTTTGGTCTGGCATTCTGCTTATATTGATTTTCGGATTTACATTGAATTGGTTTTCTGCTGGAGGATATGTCCCGTGGTCAAAGAGCCCATTCCTTGCTTTGCGTTCCCTTTTTTTGCCGTCGCTGGCGATAGCAATTCCGCAAATTGCCATCGTTGTCCGTTATTTACGGACAACGATAATTGAACAGCTGAATGAAGATTATGTACGCACAGCATATAGTAAAGGGTTAAAAGAAACGACTATTTATTTCAAACATGTGTTAAAAAATGCGCTTATCCCTGTCGTTACAGTAGTTGGGATGAATTTTGGCGAAATTCTCGCAGGAAGTTTAGTCATTGAGCAGGTTTTCACGCTTCCGGGGTTCGGAAGCCTGCTTGTTTCCGCCATAGGCAGCCGTGATTATCCGCTTATTCAAGGGATGGTCCTTATTATTGCGTTCCTTGTTGTTTTGGTTAACTTAATAGTGGATTTAACCTATCGTTGGTTGGATCCAAAAATGGAATTAAAATAGGTGGTCCGCATGAACTTGCCAAAAAACAGCAATCTATGGATTGGGATATTTCTCGTTTCTGCAATGTTTTTATTTATGTTAGTAAGTTTCTTTTATTTGCCCTACGACATGAATGAGATGAAGATGGACGATCGCCTTGCCGGTCCAAGCCGCGAGCATCTTTTAGGAACCGATAATTTCGGAAGAGATATTCTCAGCCGTGTAATGGAGGGGTCGCAAACTGCTTTTACAGTAGGTTTCTTTTCTGTTGCTATTGGCATCACCGGTGGGTTGATCATCGGGGCTACTGCGGGCTACATAGGAAAATGGGCAGATGAAATTTTGATGCGCCTGATGGATGCTTTATTAGCATTTCCCGGAATTATCATCGCACTGGTTCTTGTTTCTATTTTTAAGCCCAATTTAACGCAGACGATAATCGCGATTGGTATTTTTTTTATTCCCGGATTTGCGCGAATTATTCGCAGCGGCTTTTTGGCCTATAAAAAAGCTGATTTTGTCATAGCGGCCAGACATTTAGGAGCAGGGCATCTTAGGATCATTGTTTATCATATTTTGCCGAATATGATGTCTCCTGTGATCGTGGCAGCATCTTTAAACTTTTCAGCGGCTATTTTAATAGAAGCGGCACTCAGCTATTTAGGCTTAGGTGTTCAGCCTCCGGATCCGAGCTGGGGTAGAATGCTGAATGAATCGCAAAGTTATATTCATAAAGCGCCTTGGTATGCACTTGCTCCCGGCATATTCATTACGTTGACGGTGCTTGGCTTCAATTTGCTTGGAGATGGGATAAGGGATTTGATGGCGCGGAAGGACTAGAAAGGAGGGATGGCATGTTGAAAGGAAATCATGAGCGCGAAGAGCTGCTTCGGATAAGCGATCTTGATATTTCATTGAAAAATTCGAAAAGAAATCTGAAAGTCATTAATGGCGTCTCCCTGACAATACATGCGGGTGAAGCATTAGGACTTGTTGGTGAATCCGGGAGCGGAAAAAGCGCCCTTGCTCTTTCCATCGTCGGTCTTCTGCCGAACTCCATGGTTGTATCAGGAGGCAGAATTACATATCGCTCCCAACCTCTTCATGAACAAAAACGAGATGAAATCCGCCGTTTGCGAGGAAAAGAGATTTCGATGATTTTTCAAGATCCGATGACCTCACTGAACCCTTCACTGACAGTGGGAAAACAGATCATGGAGATGTTTGCTTTTCATTTGGGAATGAAGCGTAAGGAAGCAAAACGGCAGGCTGTTGCTATCATGAAAAAAGTAGGCTTATCCCGGCCAGAAGATTTGCTGAAAGAGTATCCTCACCGGCTTTCAGGAGGAATGAGGCAGAGGGTGATGATTGCCATTGCTTTAGCCTGCCAGCCTAAATTGTTAATTGCTGATGAGCCAACCACCGCTCTTGATGTGACCATTCAAGCGCAAATCTTGCAATTGATGGAAGACGTGAAGAAGGAAGGGACGGCACTTTTGTTTATTTCTCATGATATAGGCGTTATCGCCGAAATTTGTGATCGTGTAGCGGTTATGTATGCCGGACAAATTGTGGAAGAGGGAACGGTACAGCAAATATTTGCCTCTCCTCAGCATCCTTATACCATCGGGCTTTTAAATTCGATTCCAACGCCAAATAAGAAAAATAAACGTTTATATTCTATTCGCGGAACGGTTCCTGCTATTTCTGACAGAGGCGCAGGTTGTCCGTTTCATTCGCGGTGTGATCATGCAATGGCCGTTTGTTTTGGCCATAATCCGGAATTTGTTCAGATGAATGAGCGGCAGTTGGTCCGTTGCTTTTTGGCTAAAAAGGAGGGAGGAAATGTTCATGACGGCATCCAATCTAGTGGAAATAGTAAACTTGAAAAAATATTATCCAATTCGCCGTTTTGGTATAACGAAAAAGGTAATACGAGCTGTTGACGGTGTATCTTTTTCAATCAAAAAGGGAGAAACGCTTGGACTGGTGGGAGAAAGCGGGTGCGGTAAATCCACTACTGGGCGAATGATCGCGCAGCTTGTTCCTTCGACGGAGGGAAAAATATTTTTTAAAGGAGAAAATATATCCAAATTTGCTGTCAAACATGCCAAACAGCTGAGCAAAAAAATTCAATATGTGTTTCAAGATCCGTATACATCTCTTAACCCGAGGCATAAAATAGCGTCTTTATTAAAAGAACCGTTAACCATCCATCACATTGGAAATAAAAAAGAGCGCCGCCAATCCGTCTTGGAAATGCTTGAACAAATAGGCCTTGATCCGTCTTTTGAAAATAAGTATATCCACCAATTAAGCGGCGGGCAGCGCCAGCGTATCGTGATAGCTCGCGCGCTTATGCTGCGCCCTGAATTTCTTGTTTTAGATGAACCGGTTTCGGCACTGGATGTTTCGGTTCAAGCACAAATATTAAATTTATTAAAAGATTTGCAACAGCAATTTTCGCTGACGTATTTATTTATTTCGCATGATCTTAACGTTGTTCATTATATGAGTGATCGAGTCGCCGTCATGTATTTAGGGAAAATTGTAGAAGTATCAGATGTTGATCATATTTACAAAGCCCCACTTCATCCGTATACGCAAACACTTGTTTCTGCTATACCAACCGTATGGAAAAAAGAAAAGAGAAGACGGATTCTTTTAGAAGGGGAAATTCCCGATCCTTCTTCTACAAAAGGATGTTCTTTTCAAGGCCGCTGCCCGTTTGCGTACGATAGGTGTAAATTTGAACAACCAAAGCCAATACATCTGGATAATCACCGGATGGTTAGTTGCCATTTATATTCATAAAAAGATGTACAAGGCAAATATCAATAATCACCGTAAACCATTGCGGCACTTCCAGCCTTTTTCGGAGCTAAGGGAGATTGCGCTTGTTTGATCAAAATAAAGATATTTATTTTTAGAAAATTGATAAAATAAAATTGACATTTATAGATTTTGAGAGTAAATTTATATATAAAACTAAATCGATATGTTTAGTTGGTTAAACAATTAAAATCTTGCATCCCCTTGCCATTGCCGGTTAGTCAACGAAAGGCATCTTCTTGGTTTTTCTACAAAAAAGATAGGTGCCTGTTTTGAAAATTTTATCAAAATTAAATTCGAAAGGAGAAAGTGACAATGTCAAATGAAAGAACGCTTCAGCCGGAAACATTAGCGGTGCATGCGGGGCAAGTGCCAGATCCAACAACTTTATCAAGAGCAGTGCCGATTTATCAAACAAGCTCATATGTATTTAATGACAGCCAGCATGCTGCTGATTTGTTTAGCTTAAAAGAAGAAGGTTATGTTTATACAAGAATCATTAATCCAACGACCGATGTATTTGAAAAGCGGGTTGCTGCCCTTGAAGGCGGTGTGGGGGCGCTGGCGCTTTCGTCTGGCCAAGCAGCTGTTTTTTATTCCATCATCAATATTGCTTCTGCCGGAGATGAAATTGTTTCTTCGTCAAGCATTTATGGCGGAACGTATAATTTGTTCCTTCATACGCTTCCTAAATTCGGAATTACCGTTAAATTTGTGGATTCCACTGATCCGAAAAACTTTGAGCAGGCGATTACAAGCAAAACAAAAGCGCTATTTGCGGAAACGATCGGAAATCCAAAATGTGACGTATTAGATATCGAAGCCGTTGCGGAAATCGCTCATCGCCATGCTATTCCACTAATTGTTGATAACACTATTCCTAGCCCGTATTTGCTTCGTCCGATTGACTTTGGTGCAGATATTGTGGTGCATTCAGCAACAAAGTTTATTGGAGGGCATGGAAATTCCATCGGTGGAATTATTGTCGACAGCGGAAAGTTTGACTGGGCGAAAAGCGGAAAGTTTCCAGAATTCACAGAGCCAGATCCAAGCTATCATGGCCTCATTTATACAGAAGCTGCCGGCGAAGCTGCCTATATTACAAAAGCACGTGTCCAACTGCTTCGCGATCTTGGCGCGGCATTGTCGCCATTCAATTCATTCCTGTTTTTGCAGGGGCTTGAAACTTTGCATTTGCGCTTAGAACGTCATAGCCAAAACGCGTTAGAGGTGGCGAAGTTTTTAGAAAAAGAGGCAGCCGTTGAATCCGTTAGCTACCCTGGTTTAGAAAGCCATCCTTCTTATGAGTTAGCGAAAAAGTATTTGCCAAAAGGACAAGGTGCCATCTTAACCTTTGAAATTAAAGGTGGCGTTGAAGCAGGGAAAAAATTAATCGATTCTGTTCAACTATTCTCTCACTTAGCCAATATTGGCGATTCGAAATCATTAATTATTCATCCTGCCAGCACTACGCATCAGCAGTTAAGCAGTGAGGAACAATTAGCTGCTGGCGTTACGCCGGGACTGATTCGCTTATCGGTTGGCACAGAGGCAATTGATGATATTTTATATGATCTAAAGCAAGCCATCAAAGCAAGCCAAACGGTAACTTCCATTGTGAAGTAAACTTTGTCTTATATGCGTATTTTGCGGCTCAATCAGTGATGATTGAGCCTTTTTTTGTTGTGACAGATATGTTGATCAACTAATTAGTAATGTGCCAGCGATTCATCAATGTGACCCGCATCAGAAATAGAGATAGAAAAAGAACAAAGGAATTAAAGATTGTTATTTATATGCATTAACGATGCTGGTCATTTGATGGTGAAACATATTAATGGCCTTGAATGCCCTACCATTCTTCTATCAGTTGAAAAATAAAAAAATGTAATTATATCAATGACTCAAACGAATTGATAGATTTTTTTTATGAATTATATAAATCTTTCTATCACTCGAAGTCTTGCCTTTTCACTTTTTCCGGTGGTAGGATAAATCACAAACATAAAACCGATTATTCATACCTATAAACAAGGAATAAAAATGGAGGGGAAATGCATATGAGTTATCAGTTGGTTTGTTAAATCAAAGTACAATATCTGGATGTGAAAGAGACAGCACTGTTTTCACAAATGAACAGGTTCAGCATTTTATGAAGATGTGAAGCAAAGGCAAGATGTTTATTTGTACCATCCGGTCGGCGGTGCAACCAAGGAATACGA
Protein-coding regions in this window:
- a CDS encoding ABC transporter permease — protein: MNFVIRRMFTFFLTLIFVVFLSFCAFRIIPGNPALAILGTEATPAQLEALNKKLGADKPLIEQFGSWMINVLHFDFGESLRFSEPVLSLIISRSSVTFSLAIIALIITVVTAIPLGMLAAKSKGKTMDFLISISTQIGLSVPSFWSGILLILIFGFTLNWFSAGGYVPWSKSPFLALRSLFLPSLAIAIPQIAIVVRYLRTTIIEQLNEDYVRTAYSKGLKETTIYFKHVLKNALIPVVTVVGMNFGEILAGSLVIEQVFTLPGFGSLLVSAIGSRDYPLIQGMVLIIAFLVVLVNLIVDLTYRWLDPKMELK
- a CDS encoding ABC transporter ATP-binding protein, with amino-acid sequence MFMTASNLVEIVNLKKYYPIRRFGITKKVIRAVDGVSFSIKKGETLGLVGESGCGKSTTGRMIAQLVPSTEGKIFFKGENISKFAVKHAKQLSKKIQYVFQDPYTSLNPRHKIASLLKEPLTIHHIGNKKERRQSVLEMLEQIGLDPSFENKYIHQLSGGQRQRIVIARALMLRPEFLVLDEPVSALDVSVQAQILNLLKDLQQQFSLTYLFISHDLNVVHYMSDRVAVMYLGKIVEVSDVDHIYKAPLHPYTQTLVSAIPTVWKKEKRRRILLEGEIPDPSSTKGCSFQGRCPFAYDRCKFEQPKPIHLDNHRMVSCHLYS
- a CDS encoding homocysteine synthase, producing the protein MSNERTLQPETLAVHAGQVPDPTTLSRAVPIYQTSSYVFNDSQHAADLFSLKEEGYVYTRIINPTTDVFEKRVAALEGGVGALALSSGQAAVFYSIINIASAGDEIVSSSSIYGGTYNLFLHTLPKFGITVKFVDSTDPKNFEQAITSKTKALFAETIGNPKCDVLDIEAVAEIAHRHAIPLIVDNTIPSPYLLRPIDFGADIVVHSATKFIGGHGNSIGGIIVDSGKFDWAKSGKFPEFTEPDPSYHGLIYTEAAGEAAYITKARVQLLRDLGAALSPFNSFLFLQGLETLHLRLERHSQNALEVAKFLEKEAAVESVSYPGLESHPSYELAKKYLPKGQGAILTFEIKGGVEAGKKLIDSVQLFSHLANIGDSKSLIIHPASTTHQQLSSEEQLAAGVTPGLIRLSVGTEAIDDILYDLKQAIKASQTVTSIVK
- a CDS encoding ABC transporter permease; the encoded protein is MNLPKNSNLWIGIFLVSAMFLFMLVSFFYLPYDMNEMKMDDRLAGPSREHLLGTDNFGRDILSRVMEGSQTAFTVGFFSVAIGITGGLIIGATAGYIGKWADEILMRLMDALLAFPGIIIALVLVSIFKPNLTQTIIAIGIFFIPGFARIIRSGFLAYKKADFVIAARHLGAGHLRIIVYHILPNMMSPVIVAASLNFSAAILIEAALSYLGLGVQPPDPSWGRMLNESQSYIHKAPWYALAPGIFITLTVLGFNLLGDGIRDLMARKD
- a CDS encoding ABC transporter ATP-binding protein, whose protein sequence is MLKGNHEREELLRISDLDISLKNSKRNLKVINGVSLTIHAGEALGLVGESGSGKSALALSIVGLLPNSMVVSGGRITYRSQPLHEQKRDEIRRLRGKEISMIFQDPMTSLNPSLTVGKQIMEMFAFHLGMKRKEAKRQAVAIMKKVGLSRPEDLLKEYPHRLSGGMRQRVMIAIALACQPKLLIADEPTTALDVTIQAQILQLMEDVKKEGTALLFISHDIGVIAEICDRVAVMYAGQIVEEGTVQQIFASPQHPYTIGLLNSIPTPNKKNKRLYSIRGTVPAISDRGAGCPFHSRCDHAMAVCFGHNPEFVQMNERQLVRCFLAKKEGGNVHDGIQSSGNSKLEKILSNSPFWYNEKGNTSC